The following proteins come from a genomic window of Elusimicrobiota bacterium:
- a CDS encoding transposase has translation VERTNAWLQNFRRLVVRYERSALIFLGLVHMACALIALKRVVG, from the coding sequence GTGGAGCGCACCAACGCCTGGCTCCAAAACTTCCGGCGCCTCGTAGTGCGTTACGAGCGCTCCGCCTTGATCTTCCTCGGCTTGGTTCATATGGCCTGCGCGCTCATCGCCCTCAAGAGGGTTGTTGGATGA